The genomic region ATTATTGTCAAAAGTACGCCTGGTATTCCCGAAAATCTCTTTAATGCTGGAAATTTAATAAAAGAAATCACTCCTATTATTAAGGGAAAAGGTGGAGGTAAAGCAGACCTTGCTCAAGGTTCTGGAGAAGGCGAATCCATGCTGCCAAAAGCAATCAAAAAAGCAACGACCTATCTTAAATTTACACTGGGTTCTAGCACCTGTTAATCTCTTCATTTTTTGCTTGATCAAATTTCTTTTTTTAGTCATTCCCGCGCAGGCAGGAATCTATTTTATATTTAAAAGTAAACTTTTTGATTCTTTTCAATAAGGGGCTACGCGCCCCTTATTAACCCCCTCGTCCCTACGCAAACTCACTGCATTATCCGCCTTAGGCGGAGGGTAATTTCTCATCACCCTGTGATTTGTGACTATTTTCAATATAAAACTTTCAGCCTGCGGGAGCATTGCGCCACAAAACTATCCTAAGACATTGTCGTTAAATGATTTCGAAATTCCTGCAATTTTATACAAACTCAGACATTGTTCGGTCAATTGAATACAAAGAAAATTCATAATTATGATAAACTATAATCATGAAAATATTGGGATTGGACTACGGCACAAAATATATTGGGATAGCTTTATCTGATCCATTTAAATCTATTGCCTTTCCTTATGGCAAAATAGAGCCAGAAAAGGCAATGGCTAAAATAAAAGAAATTCTTGAAGAAGAGAATATTGAATCAATTGTACTTGGACTACCAAGAGCATTAAAAGGCAATGAAACAGCTATGACTGGACTCGTTAAACTTTTTAAAACTGAACTGGAAAAACATGTAACTATCCCTATTCATTTTCAAGATGAACGACTAACCTCTTCGTTTGTAGGCAAACAGCTTACCGCACAAGGCGTAAATCAAAAAAAACAAAGACAAATTAAAGATGCTCTTGAAGCTACACAGATACTACAGAGCTTTTTAGATAAAAATTAATCCCTTAATTCTCTCCCTAAAATTCTTGCTACTGCTACTAAATTATCCTTAGATGTTACCCATACTGGATAATTTCTGTTTCTTCTTAAGTAAAAACTTATTCTATCCAATTTCTTTTCATCTTG from Candidatus Margulisiibacteriota bacterium harbors:
- the ruvX gene encoding Holliday junction resolvase RuvX, whose protein sequence is MKILGLDYGTKYIGIALSDPFKSIAFPYGKIEPEKAMAKIKEILEEENIESIVLGLPRALKGNETAMTGLVKLFKTELEKHVTIPIHFQDERLTSSFVGKQLTAQGVNQKKQRQIKDALEATQILQSFLDKN